One Phenylobacterium hankyongense DNA segment encodes these proteins:
- the rplO gene encoding 50S ribosomal protein L15, producing MTKLNELSPAEGSTKNRMRVGRGPGSGKGKTAGRGVKGQKARSGVAVAGFEGGQMPLHMRMPKRGFNSLNRKEFAEVNFWRIEQAIAAGKLDPKKAIDADVLVAAGIVRRAKDGVRLLGKGELTSKLDITVHSASVSARAAVEKAGGKLTTTKKEAPAEA from the coding sequence ATGACCAAGCTCAACGAACTTTCGCCGGCCGAAGGCTCCACCAAGAACCGCATGCGCGTCGGCCGTGGCCCGGGTTCGGGCAAGGGCAAGACCGCCGGTCGCGGCGTGAAGGGCCAGAAGGCGCGCTCCGGCGTCGCCGTCGCCGGCTTCGAAGGCGGCCAGATGCCGCTGCACATGCGCATGCCGAAGCGCGGCTTCAACAGCCTCAACCGCAAGGAGTTCGCGGAAGTGAACTTCTGGCGCATCGAGCAGGCGATCGCCGCCGGCAAGCTGGATCCCAAGAAGGCCATCGACGCCGACGTCCTGGTCGCCGCCGGCATCGTGCGCCGCGCCAAGGACGGCGTGCGCCTGCTGGGCAAGGGCGAGCTGACCTCGAAGCTCGACATCACCGTCCACTCGGCCTCGGTCTCGGCCCGCGCGGCCGTCGAAAAGGCGGGCGGCAAGCTCACCACCACCAAGAAGGAAGCTCCGGCGGAAGCCTGA
- the rpmD gene encoding 50S ribosomal protein L30: MATVTVRQTGSPIRRKKDQRATLAGLGLNRMGRVSTLEDTPSVRGMIAKVAHMIEVVEG; this comes from the coding sequence ATGGCTACTGTCACCGTTCGTCAGACCGGCAGCCCGATCCGCCGGAAGAAGGACCAGCGCGCGACGCTCGCCGGTCTCGGTCTCAACCGCATGGGCCGCGTGTCCACGCTGGAAGACACCCCCTCGGTCCGCGGGATGATCGCCAAGGTCGCCCACATGATCGAGGTCGTGGAGGGCTGA
- the rpsE gene encoding 30S ribosomal protein S5, with translation MARRNEDRGGRNREEERDSDIVEKLVHINRVAATVKGGRRFSFAALMVVGDQKGRVGFGHGKAREVPEAIRKATEEAKKSMIRVPLRESRTLHHDGAGRWGAGKVMVRAAPPGTGVIAGGPMRAVLETLGIQDVVGKSVGSSNPYNMVRATFEALKAQSSPRQVAAKRGKKVSDVIGRRADGASAAPPAADAEG, from the coding sequence ATGGCTCGCAGGAACGAAGACCGCGGCGGTCGCAATCGCGAAGAAGAGCGCGACAGCGACATCGTCGAGAAACTGGTCCACATCAACCGCGTCGCGGCCACCGTCAAAGGCGGCCGCCGGTTCTCCTTCGCCGCCCTCATGGTGGTCGGCGATCAGAAGGGCCGGGTCGGCTTTGGTCATGGCAAGGCGCGCGAAGTGCCGGAAGCCATCCGCAAGGCGACCGAGGAAGCCAAGAAGTCGATGATCCGCGTGCCGCTGCGCGAAAGCCGCACCCTGCACCACGACGGCGCTGGCCGCTGGGGCGCAGGCAAGGTGATGGTCCGCGCGGCGCCTCCCGGCACCGGCGTCATCGCCGGCGGCCCGATGCGCGCGGTTCTGGAAACCCTCGGCATCCAGGACGTGGTCGGCAAGTCGGTCGGTTCGTCCAACCCCTACAACATGGTGCGCGCGACCTTCGAGGCGCTGAAGGCTCAGTCTTCGCCCCGCCAGGTCGCCGCCAAGCGCGGCAAGAAGGTCTCCGACGTGATCGGCCGCCGCGCCGATGGCGCCTCGGCGGCTCCGCCCGCCGCGGACGCGGAAGGATAA
- the rplR gene encoding 50S ribosomal protein L18, translating to MALSPRDSTQRRAQRNRTRLRKLANGRPRLSVFRSAKNIYAQVIDDERGVTLAAASSLESDEAKAKAKGSDKDAAARVGALVAQRALDKGVKDVVFDRGGYLYHGRVKALADAAREAGLNF from the coding sequence ATGGCGCTCTCTCCCCGCGATTCCACCCAGCGCCGCGCGCAGCGTAACCGCACCCGCCTGCGCAAGCTGGCCAACGGCCGCCCGCGGCTGTCGGTCTTCCGTTCGGCCAAGAACATCTACGCCCAGGTCATCGACGACGAGCGTGGCGTGACCCTTGCCGCCGCCTCCTCGCTGGAGAGCGACGAAGCGAAGGCCAAGGCCAAAGGGTCCGACAAGGACGCCGCCGCCCGCGTCGGCGCCCTCGTCGCCCAACGCGCCCTGGACAAGGGCGTCAAGGACGTGGTCTTCGACCGCGGCGGCTATCTCTATCACGGTCGGGTGAAGGCGCTGGCTGACGCCGCGCGCGAAGCCGGCCTGAACTTCTAA
- the rplF gene encoding 50S ribosomal protein L6 codes for MSRIGKKAVAIPTGVTVTLDGQTVTVKGPKGQLAWTVAEEIEVRQENGELTLVKRSDTTRAQAMWGLSRTLLSNMVTGVTTGFERTLELVGVGYRAAMKGQALSMQLGFSHDVDVPPPAGISFAVPKQTEIKISGIDKQQVGETAARIRRLRPPEPYKGKGVRYAGEQVRRKEGKKK; via the coding sequence ATGTCGCGGATCGGAAAGAAGGCGGTCGCCATCCCCACTGGGGTCACGGTGACCCTCGACGGCCAGACGGTGACGGTGAAGGGGCCCAAGGGCCAACTCGCCTGGACCGTGGCCGAAGAGATCGAGGTGCGCCAGGAGAACGGCGAGCTGACGCTGGTCAAGCGCAGCGACACCACCCGCGCCCAGGCGATGTGGGGTCTCTCGCGGACCCTGCTGAGCAACATGGTCACCGGCGTCACCACCGGCTTCGAGCGCACGCTCGAGCTGGTCGGCGTGGGCTATCGCGCGGCGATGAAGGGCCAGGCGCTCTCCATGCAGCTGGGTTTCTCCCACGACGTGGACGTCCCGCCCCCGGCCGGCATCAGCTTTGCGGTGCCGAAGCAGACTGAGATCAAGATCTCCGGCATCGACAAGCAGCAGGTCGGCGAAACCGCCGCCCGCATTCGCCGCCTGCGTCCGCCCGAGCCCTACAAGGGCAAGGGCGTGCGCTACGCCGGCGAGCAGGTCCGCCGCAAAGAAGGCAAGAAGAAGTAA
- the rpsH gene encoding 30S ribosomal protein S8 codes for MVNDPIGDLIARIKNAAMRGRSKVSTPASKMRARLLDVLADEGYIRGYHLVEKPGAFPEFEIELKYFDGQPVIVEISRISKPGRRVYSSIKDLKPVKNGLGISILSTPKGVMSDTAARDANVGGEVLCRVY; via the coding sequence ATGGTGAACGACCCCATCGGCGATCTGATCGCCCGTATCAAGAACGCGGCCATGCGCGGCCGTTCGAAGGTGAGCACGCCCGCGTCCAAGATGCGCGCGCGCCTCCTCGACGTGCTGGCCGACGAAGGCTACATCCGCGGCTACCACCTGGTGGAAAAGCCCGGCGCCTTCCCGGAGTTCGAGATCGAACTGAAGTACTTCGACGGCCAGCCGGTCATCGTGGAAATCAGCCGCATCTCCAAGCCCGGCCGCCGCGTCTATTCGTCGATCAAGGACCTGAAGCCGGTGAAGAACGGCCTCGGGATCTCGATCCTGTCGACGCCCAAGGGCGTCATGTCGGACACGGCCGCGCGTGACGCGAACGTGGGCGGCGAAGTGCTCTGCCGGGTCTACTAA
- the rpsN gene encoding 30S ribosomal protein S14 translates to MAKKSAVNRNEHVKVLAKQYASKRDALKAIANNESLPLEERFEARLKLAELPRNSSKTRIRNRCEITGRPRAYYRKLRMSRISLRDLGSAGLIPGLVKSSW, encoded by the coding sequence ATGGCAAAGAAAAGCGCCGTCAACCGCAACGAGCACGTCAAGGTGCTCGCCAAGCAGTACGCCAGCAAGCGCGACGCGCTGAAGGCGATCGCCAACAACGAGAGCCTGCCGCTCGAAGAACGCTTCGAAGCCCGGCTCAAGCTGGCGGAACTGCCGCGCAACTCGTCCAAGACCCGCATCCGCAACCGTTGCGAGATCACCGGACGTCCGCGCGCCTATTATCGCAAGCTCAGGATGAGCCGGATCTCGCTGCGCGACCTCGGGTCCGCTGGCCTGATCCCCGGCCTCGTCAAGTCGAGCTGGTAG
- the rplE gene encoding 50S ribosomal protein L5, giving the protein MADETYEPRLKAEYRSRIRKVLKDEFGYTNEMQIPKLDKIVLNMGIGEAVADSKKVQSAMADLARIAGQKPIATKSRTSIAGFKLREGMTIGAKVTLRKDRMYEFLDRLITIALPRVKDFRGLKPTSFDGRGNYAMGLREHIVFPEINYDQIDQMWGMDIIVATTAKTDDEARALLKEFQFPFVQAQA; this is encoded by the coding sequence ATGGCTGACGAAACCTACGAACCGCGTCTCAAGGCGGAATATCGTTCGCGCATCCGAAAGGTGCTGAAGGACGAGTTCGGCTACACGAACGAGATGCAGATCCCCAAGCTGGACAAGATCGTCCTGAACATGGGGATCGGCGAAGCTGTGGCCGACTCCAAGAAGGTTCAGTCGGCGATGGCGGACCTCGCCCGGATCGCCGGCCAGAAGCCGATCGCCACCAAGTCGCGCACCTCGATCGCCGGCTTCAAGCTGCGCGAAGGCATGACGATCGGCGCGAAGGTCACCCTTCGCAAGGACCGCATGTACGAGTTCCTGGACCGGCTGATCACCATCGCGCTGCCGCGCGTGAAGGACTTCCGGGGCCTGAAGCCCACCTCGTTCGATGGCCGTGGCAACTACGCCATGGGTCTGCGGGAGCACATCGTGTTCCCGGAGATCAACTACGACCAGATCGATCAGATGTGGGGCATGGACATCATCGTCGCCACGACTGCGAAGACCGACGACGAAGCGCGCGCGCTTCTCAAGGAATTCCAGTTCCCGTTCGTCCAAGCGCAAGCTTAA
- the rplX gene encoding 50S ribosomal protein L24, with the protein MAAKIKKGDRVVILAGKDKGRQGNVLKVFPKEERVLVEGLNMVQRHTRPTQTDPQGGIKNKEAPLHLSNVAIADSKGKPTRVGFRVDGDKKVRFAKTTGEVING; encoded by the coding sequence ATGGCGGCGAAGATCAAGAAGGGGGATCGCGTCGTGATCCTCGCGGGCAAGGACAAGGGCCGTCAGGGCAATGTCCTGAAGGTGTTCCCGAAGGAAGAGCGCGTCCTGGTCGAAGGCCTGAACATGGTTCAGCGCCACACCCGCCCGACGCAGACTGATCCGCAGGGCGGCATCAAGAACAAGGAAGCGCCGCTTCACCTGTCGAACGTGGCCATCGCCGACTCCAAGGGCAAGCCGACCCGCGTCGGCTTCCGTGTGGACGGCGACAAGAAGGTCCGGTTCGCCAAGACGACCGGCGAGGTGATCAATGGCTGA